A single Acidaminococcus sp. DNA region contains:
- a CDS encoding sensor domain-containing diguanylate cyclase: MIVYWKDTKGRFVGANDTFLRYFNLSSIEDIRGKTEEEVGWSVEFDPTDDEQNMLLGKFSFVAEKKMHSMTKGMIRTIMMNKISLIQEGKIVGILSWFHDVTESTVAQEQLKKQSYIDALTGALNYQGFKEAQRQFRESYQKWGIDFALFYTDLDDFKQCNDEYGHSFGNLVLQEVVKRLQKIFCHNGVVGRMGGDEFVALLPVVDAAEGKRMVKEIRHAIDAPLTINGKTYFGGISVGVAYYSEAGDMEKMMKISDHRMYEDKTSHKEARGFKPAYGYTSTVEGS, translated from the coding sequence GTTTTGTCGGGGCCAACGACACATTCCTCCGCTATTTCAATCTTTCTTCAATCGAGGATATCCGGGGAAAAACGGAAGAAGAAGTAGGGTGGAGCGTAGAATTTGATCCTACCGATGATGAACAGAATATGCTTCTTGGTAAATTTTCCTTTGTGGCAGAAAAGAAAATGCATTCTATGACCAAGGGTATGATCCGTACGATTATGATGAATAAGATTTCTCTCATTCAAGAGGGAAAAATTGTCGGCATCCTTTCCTGGTTCCACGATGTGACTGAATCCACAGTGGCCCAGGAACAGCTGAAGAAGCAGAGCTATATTGATGCTTTGACGGGCGCCCTGAACTACCAGGGCTTCAAGGAAGCGCAAAGACAATTTAGGGAAAGTTATCAAAAATGGGGAATTGATTTTGCCCTTTTCTATACGGATCTCGACGACTTTAAGCAGTGCAATGATGAGTACGGTCACAGTTTCGGAAACCTGGTCCTGCAGGAAGTTGTAAAGCGCCTGCAGAAGATTTTCTGCCATAACGGTGTCGTCGGCCGCATGGGAGGCGATGAATTCGTTGCCCTTTTGCCTGTCGTGGACGCAGCGGAAGGTAAACGTATGGTAAAAGAAATCCGGCACGCCATCGACGCTCCCCTGACTATCAATGGAAAGACTTATTTTGGAGGAATCTCCGTGGGTGTAGCCTATTATTCTGAGGCCGGCGACATGGAAAAAATGATGAAGATTTCTGACCACCGCATGTATGAAGATAAGACAAGTCATAAAGAAGCACGGGGATTCAAGCCTGCTTATGGGTACACGTCCACCGTGGAAGGAAGTTGA